atatatatatatatatatactatatatatatatatatatatatatatatatatatatatatatatatatatatatatatatatatatatatatatatataaaacagagagagagagagagagagagagagagagagagagagagagagagagagagagagagagagatattttttcaacatttatatatatatatatatatatatatatataatatatatatatatatatatatatatatatatatatatacatacatatatatatatatatatatatatatatatatgtatatatatatatatatattatatatatatatatatatatatatatatatatatatatatatatatatatatatatatatacatatatatatatatatacatacatataaatatatgtatatatatatatatatatatatatatatatatatatatatatatatatatatatatatatatatatatatatatatatatatatatatatatacaggtatatatatatatatatatatatgtatatatatatatatatatatatatatatatatatatatatacaatgaatatatatgtatatatatatataaatatatatatatatatatatatatatatatatatatatatatatatatatatatatatatatatatatatctataaatatatatatatatatatatatatatatatatatataaatatatatatatatatatatatatatatatatatatatatatatatatatatatatatatatatagatatatatatatatatatatatatatatatatatatatatatatatataaatatacaatgaatatatacatggatatatatatatatatatatatatatatatatatatatatatatatatatatatatatatataaatatatatatatatatgtatataagtatatattttaactatatatatatatatatatatatatataataaatatatatatatatatatatatatatatatatatatatattatatatatatatatatatatatatatatatatatatatatatatatataagtatatatatacatatataaatatatactatatatatatatatatatatatatatatatatatatatatatatataactgtatagtataatatactatatatatatatatatatacagtatatatatatatatatatatatatatatatatatatatatatatatataatatatataatatatatatatatatatatatatatatatatatatgtatatatatatatatatatatatatatatatatatgtatgtatatatatatatatatatatatatatatatatatatatatatatatatataaatatatatatatatacatatatataatatatatatatatatatatatatatatatatatatatatatatatatatatatataatatatatatatataaatatatatacatatatatatatatctataaatatatatatatatatatatatatagatatatatatatatatatatatatatatatatatatatatatatatatatatatatatatatatatatatatatatatatgtatatatatatatatatatatatatatatatatatatatatatatatataaatatatatatatatatatatatatatatatatatatatatatatatatatatatatatatatatatatatatatatatatatatatatatctatatatttatatatatattcatatatttggatatataactatatattatatatattatatatatatatatatatatatatatatatatatatatatatatatatatatatatatttatatatgtatataaatatatataatatatatatatatatatatatatatatatatatatatatatatatatatatatatatttatatacatatatatatatatatatatatatatatatatatatatatatatatatatatatatattatatatatatatatatatatatatatatatattgacatattgattgcatatatatatatatatatatatatatatatatatatatatatatatatatatatatatatatatatatatatatatatatatatatatgtatatatatatatactgtatatatatgtatatatatagttatacatatacatctatatatatatatatatatatatatatatatatatatatatatatatatatatatatatatatatatatatatatatatatatgtataaatagttatatatatacttatatatatatatactatatatatatatatatatatatatatatatatatatatatatatatatatatatatatatatataaatatatatatatatatatatatatataaatatatatatatatatatatatatatatatatatatatatatgtatatatatattcatatatatatgtatatacatacaaatatatatatatatatatatatatatatatatatatatatatatatatatatataatatatacatacgtatatatatatatatatatatatatatatatatatatatatatatatatatatgtatatatatatatatatatatatatatatatatatatatatatatatatatttatatatatacacatgtatattaattatatataaatatatatatatatatatatatatatatatatatatatatatatatatatatatatatatatatatatatatgtatataatatatatatatatatatatatatatatatatatatatatatatatatatatatatatatatatatatatatatatatatatatataatgtatatatacacacacacatatatatatactgtataatatatatatatatatatatatatatatatatatatatatatatatatatatatatatatatatatatatatataaatataattatatatatttataaatatatatatatatatatatatatatatatatattatatatatatatatatatatatatatatatatatatatatatatatatatatatatatatatatatatatatatatatatatatttatatatataaatatatatatatatatatatatatatatatatatatatatatatatatatatatatatatatatatatatatatatatatatatgctgataaatatatcctatatgcaGACATACCATCCTGAAGCCGATGAGAATCCGGTATCATTATAAATGGTAAACActccttattttttgtttactcACAAATTACAAGAATTGCTTTTTACAGAAAAgtttttttcattataatgatattgtaatttttcttttatctaagcaTTTTGGAATGTAACATAATGATtcgaaaaaaatgccaaaaaaaaataacataaaatacgagattttattgtaattatatcttttaatagcttcaatttatatttatttccaaatcgaagtatatttagatggaaacgaaactcagatagatccttccagaatgactttatttttaagactaatttataatgatatacagtttaatagaagacaagatagttaacagggtagttatgcttaatgagtattaagtatctgtaaacacaaatataacctcttttAATAGGTAGTATCAAGATAAATACATAACACCTTTTCCCCTCGCgaaaaagaatgaaagattaaagcaaataaaaggataaaacaatcaataattaaatggtggcatagcttcgaataaataatacaaaacatgcataatattattaatcattttaaaatagtCAGCTGGTGTACTTTGTCTGCTAGACCTTCAaagttttggtaattcagatatcgATCCATCAGGTGAGTCATCAGAAAGTTTACCATTTCATTTCACGATAATTTTTCTGCAGCTGCCGcttccttttcttctacatttgggatttcattcttctctgcaccTGCAACTTCATAACCTGACTCTTCAcgagtatttatgaactctttcggtaatggcgggtctggatagctgATCAACTCTGAAAAATCACGTGCTAAAAGTTCATTTTTGTTATCTTGAGAATCATTGGAGATCagtctcatttgatcaatatgcctcttccatattaagttagcgtccacttgtacattgtatgtacatggacccaatttaagaaccacaactcctcgagtccatatgccctttttggtattttgacgataatcccgaaccagtaccacgtcccctatattgagttccctcattggtttctcggtctctgaggcttttctttcaattctctgaGATGCATCTGGGTATATTAAATCAAGGCGAGTGCGCAACTGGCGACCCATGAGCTCTGAAGGCGTGCGCTTTGttgtacagtgaggtgtagttcggtaagtcagtagaaattgacataacttggtatttaaagatgtattacacgattgcaatgttctcatcgcccttttcattccttgtttgaatgttcttactgtattttcggcctgcccattactgcttgggtgataagcgggtatcagtatatgctttacaccattttgggtcatgaactctttaaattcctcagccaccaactgtcttccattatcagacacgagctctacacaaaccccatgctgagcaaatacccgccgcatgatctcgatggtattcatagttgtaattgatttcattgggtgtacttctggccattttgaaaatgcgtcaatcataatgaggtacatttgtcccAGGAATGGTCCTGCGAAATCAACATGTACTCTTTTTCACGGACCAGAAGGCCATTTCCACGGATTACCCTTAGCACGAGTCGGCATTGGCTGAGTAGCCTTACAAGCCGAGCACCCTTGCACagtgttttcaatatcttgatcgatattcggccaccacacatacaagcgagctaatcccttcatcctaacaatccccggatgaccaccatgtagctcttctaagatttGAGTTCTATATCTGGACGGTATTACCACCCTGGCACCCCATAGAAGACATCCCTTTTCAATTGAAAACTCACGCTGACGGCTATGGAAAGGTTTCAGTTCCTGTGCAACGTCCTCAGAGTCTGGCCATCCATTTCTTGTGTAATATAAAGCTCTAGCCAGTACAGCATCATGCAAAGTTTCCCTTGTAACAGATTTCGCAGTTACAGGAAGAGAGTTCACCTGGTGCCtgttaaatgcagttgcttctTGTGTCCAGTTTACAAACTTATCTGATGCATCGGAATCACAATCTGGTAAAGGCAACCGTAAGAGTGCATCAGCATTTCCATTGTCACTTGAACGACgtaattcaatgtcataatcataagcTGCNNNNNNNNNNNNNNNNNNNNNNNNNNNNNNNNNNNNNNNNNNNNNNNNNNNNNNNNNNNNNNNNNNNNNNNNNNNNNNNNNNNNNNNNNNNNNNNNNNNNNNNNNNNNNNNNNNNNNNNNNNNNNNNNNNNNNNNNNNNNNNNNNNNNNNNNNNNNNNNNNNNNNNNNNNNNNNNNNNNNNNNNNNNNNNNNNNNNNNNNNNNNNNNNNNNNNNNNNNNNNNNNNNNNNNNNNNNNNNNNNNNNNNNNNNNNNNNNNNNNNNNNNNNNNNNNNNNNNNNNNNNNNNNNNNNNNNNNNNNNNNNNNNNNNNNNNNNNNNNNNNNNNNNNNNNNNNNNNNNNNNNNNNNNNNNNNNNNNNNNNNNNNNNNNNNNNNNNNNNNNNNNNNNNNNNNNNNNNNNNNNNNNNNNNNNNNNNNNNNNNNNNNNNNNNNNNNNNNNNNNNNNNNNNNNNNNNNNNNNNNNNNNNNNNNNNNNNNNNNNNNNNNNNNNNNNNNNNNNNNGTAGCCtggacgtctggccctagtactttcatgcatgatataagttttccgagtgttatgttattgaagctataggcaaatattttatacatataagatattgttgagttttcttctccaagattgtatacaagagagtttcgatgatttaggtaatcgattcttacCTCACCTATGCTAGTAGCCTATgaggctttagtatactctcgcacacatccccggttgttcttttctcccctgGAGGATAAGTTCAATCCCATTCTCCCTCTGAGTGAGCcgtaggcttagtcctagtggtatTATCTGAacaatattcaggtataactatattaggatagttctgtcctgacccgctaaccagagtatctggtttttgaggttgggacaGTACATCAGAATTTTAGTCtttggtctgcgtcttcctagcatagagaatgagtttcctttgctaggttaggtgcagacacaggaggctttgcttccctagcccacatctgaaggattctgtacgagatgattccttcttctagtggtctagcagactgtcctgtttgGCTTTTCTCGGGcgggagaatgagttttctccgttgcctggtgaaataactacacctaacttggttctggtttggaggaggatagcaagtattgccaaccttcctctctagagacaaactctaggttaggatgagcttccctaattgctgggtgtgtctcatactagaacaaagtttacaggacccttatcccgttcccccctcTCTTACTTAGTGATGgtctagccatcacatctcttagccgcagtcctacttctgtacctagaaAAGGTTATGATGGGGGATCGGCTCAGctctctgcagagtgaaccccagacctcccttggtctcccttccatgtctactggtagagcccggcaggctatggatatataggaagcctgaatgctacattctccccttccttatgttcactctttctggatgaaggtggtatggcaatgccgccttaaaaccttacatccatactgtttctcttgctagtgttttgttctcctagcccggctgccggctcaAACGGCTGGGAACCGGGTAGGTGGAggctctctggttcgtagtcactgtcggccgtcatgggtatcactacctttacctgccggcagtagaagcacatcccgagatctgctggccactacgtttagcgagcggcagtcgggtgctagggtttccagttgccgaccggcagtgattgcTGGCCGGCCCACATTTGCGAACGAGTGAACTTAcggcctattagttaaaggtagcatacctttgaactatacaggggtaaatgccggccggcgcgTGCCGGCACATGCCGGTACGTGCTGGCGCGTGCTGGccagcacgacagcatgcgatgtacacttagattcaaaagtttgccgacactcaaggggaatcgttcgtcagaggtctctagtgttaccgtgacaaaacaaagaaagagttggtcttcttactactttcaaggaaatgggcggagacttgtccaacctcagcgaacgcttaaaaatattacaaatcgagttgccatatttcatactgtggtatcatttgtccctcgagtattcactacaaatacacaacacacacacacacacacacatacacacatatatatatatatatatatatatatatatatatatatatatatatatatatatatatatatatatatatatatatatatatatatatatatatatatatatatatatataaatatatatatatatatata
This DNA window, taken from Palaemon carinicauda isolate YSFRI2023 chromosome 10, ASM3689809v2, whole genome shotgun sequence, encodes the following:
- the LOC137648011 gene encoding uncharacterized protein; protein product: MARPSLTYDYDIELRRSSDNGNADALLRLPLPDCDSDASDKFVNWTQEATAFNRHQVNSLPVTAKSVTRETLHDAVLARALYYTRNGWPDSEDVAQELKPFHSRQREFSIEKGCLLWGARVVIPSRYRTQILEELHGGHPGIVRMKGLARLYVWWPNIDQDIENTVQGCSACKATQPMPTRAKELMGRQLRTRLDLIYPDASQRIERKASETEKPMRELNIGDVVLRHIDQMRLISNDSQDNKNELLARDFSELISYPDPPLPKEFINTREESGYEVAGAEKNEIPNVEEKEAAAAEKLS